In the Methanobrevibacter thaueri genome, one interval contains:
- a CDS encoding cobalt-precorrin-7 (C(5))-methyltransferase codes for MTGKIYIVGIGPGASEYLTKKAIDTVKMSDYTVGSTRAIDLFDDVQNKIAFNVKDLLDKLEEGVKLAVEGNTVSILSTGDPGFSGVLNTVLRLSDENDFPEENIEVIPGISSLQLAAAECHIQWDNANVMTFHGRENIEDILPVINNGKTTIALPSRKVKDMAQFLLDNGVEADREVTVCERLSYPDERIVSATLKDIADSEFTYMCIIVIKP; via the coding sequence ATGACTGGTAAAATTTATATTGTTGGAATTGGCCCTGGAGCAAGCGAGTATTTGACTAAAAAAGCTATTGACACTGTTAAAATGAGTGACTATACAGTCGGAAGCACACGTGCAATCGACCTCTTCGATGACGTTCAAAACAAGATTGCATTCAACGTCAAGGATCTGCTCGACAAACTGGAGGAGGGCGTCAAACTTGCGGTTGAGGGAAACACCGTTTCAATTTTATCTACCGGAGACCCTGGCTTTTCAGGTGTGCTGAACACTGTCCTGAGGCTTTCGGACGAAAACGATTTTCCGGAGGAAAACATTGAAGTCATTCCGGGAATCAGTTCACTGCAGCTTGCGGCGGCCGAGTGCCACATACAATGGGACAATGCCAACGTCATGACCTTCCATGGCCGTGAAAACATCGAGGACATTCTGCCGGTCATCAACAATGGAAAGACAACTATTGCACTTCCTTCAAGGAAAGTCAAGGACATGGCACAGTTCCTGCTTGACAACGGCGTTGAGGCCGACCGTGAGGTGACCGTCTGTGAAAGGCTAAGTTACCCAGACGAGAGAATTGTCTCAGCAACATTAAAGGATATTGCAGACAGTGAATTCACCTACATGTGCATTATTGTCATTAAACCTTAA
- a CDS encoding winged helix-turn-helix transcriptional regulator — MDTDKIVCPVDRTLNLFNKKWCIQIIRDMFFGKKHFREFKEDKPKLSNKVLSSCLKELEENGLIEKKVLDDNPLSTEYYLTEYGQSMNRIIYELAMFTLNDETKYSKETRAALKDNFKKTLEIDD, encoded by the coding sequence ATGGACACCGATAAAATAGTTTGTCCGGTCGACAGGACCCTGAACCTTTTCAACAAGAAATGGTGCATTCAGATTATTCGGGACATGTTTTTTGGAAAGAAACATTTCAGGGAATTCAAGGAGGATAAGCCTAAGTTGAGCAATAAGGTGCTGTCAAGCTGCCTTAAGGAACTGGAGGAAAACGGCCTAATCGAAAAGAAGGTTCTCGATGACAATCCCCTTTCCACCGAGTATTACTTGACCGAATACGGACAATCTATGAACAGGATTATCTATGAGCTGGCAATGTTTACCTTAAATGACGAAACCAAATATTCAAAAGAAACCCGTGCCGCCCTAAAGGATAATTTTAAGAAGACATTGGAAATTGATGATTGA